A section of the Jaculus jaculus isolate mJacJac1 chromosome 6, mJacJac1.mat.Y.cur, whole genome shotgun sequence genome encodes:
- the Rnf181 gene encoding E3 ubiquitin-protein ligase RNF181, whose protein sequence is MASYFDEHNCEPLNSEREVRTNMLLELARSLFNRMDFEHLGLVVDWDHHLPPPAAKAVVNNLPRTVISSSQAELKCPVCLVEFEEEETAIELPCHHLFHSSCILPWLSKTNSCPLCRHELPTDDDTYEQHRQDKARKQQQQHRLESLHGAMYT, encoded by the exons ATGGCGTCCTATTTTGACGAGCACAACTGCGAACCGTTGAACTCCGAGCGTGAGGTCCGAACTAACATGCTGCTGGAGCTCGCAAG GTCACTCTTCAATAGGATGGACTTCGAACACTTGGGATTGGTAGTAGATTGGGATCACCACCTGCCCCCACCAGCTGCCAAGGCTGTGGTGAACAACCTTCCCAGGACAGTCATCAGCAGCTCTcaggctg AGCTCAAGTGCCCAGTGTGTCTTGTGGAATTTGAAGAGGAGGAGACTGCCATTGAGTTGCCTTGCCATCACCTCTTCCATTCCAGCTGCATTCTGCCCTGGCTAAGCAAG ACAAATTCCTGTCCCCTGTGCCGCCACGAGCTGCCCACTGATGATGACACTTATGAGCAGCACAGACAAGATAAG gctcggaagcagcagcagcagcaccgcCTGGAGAGCCTCCATGGGGCCATGTACACGTGA
- the Vamp5 gene encoding vesicle-associated membrane protein 5 produces the protein MAGKELERCQRQADEVTEIMLNNFDKVLERDGKLAELEQRSDQLLDMSSAFSKTTHTLAQKKRWENIRCRIYLGLVVAGGLLIILIVLLVTFLPNSSEDSGAP, from the exons GCGGGGAAAGAGCTGGAGCGGTGCCAGCGGCAGGCGGACGAAGTGACGGAAATCATGCTCAACAACTTTGACAAGGTCCTGGAGCGGGATGGGAAGCTGGCAGAGCTGGAGCAGCGTTCCGACCAACTCTTGGACATG AGCTCAGCGTTCAGCAAGACAACCCATACCCTGGCCCAGAAGAAGCGCTGGGAGAACATCCGGTGCCGAATCTACTTGGGGCTGGTGGTGGCTGGTGGCCTGCTCATCATTCTGATTGTGCTTCTCGTCACCTTTCTCCCGAACAGCAGTGAGGACAGTGGTGCACCGTAG
- the Tmem150a gene encoding transmembrane protein 150A: MTTWILLPVSLSAFSITGIWTVYAMAVMNRHVCPVENWSYNESCSFDPAEQGGPKTCCTLDDVPLISKCGTYPPESCLFSLIGNLGAFMVGLICLLRYGQLLEQNRHSWINTTALITGCTNAAGLVVVGNFQVDHAKSLHYVGAGVAFLAGLLFVCLHCVLSYHGATAPMDLAVAHLRSVLAAIAFITLVLSGIFFVHESPQLQHGAALCEWVFVIDILIFYGTFSYEFGAISSDTLVAALQPAPGRACKSSGSSSTSTHLNCAPESIAMI, encoded by the exons ATGACCAcctggatcctcctgcctgtaaGCCTGTCAGCCTTCTCCATCACTGGCATATGGACTGT GTATGCCATGGCTGTGATGAACCGCCACGTGTGCCCCGTGGAGAACTG GTCCTACAATGAGTCCTGCTCTTTTGACCCTGCTGAGCAAGGAGGGCCCAAGACCTGCTGCACCCTGGATGATGTTCCTCTCATCAG CAAGTGTGGCACGTATCCCCCAGAGAGCTGCCTCTTCAGCCTCATTGGCAATCTGGGAGCTTTCATGG TGGGTCTGATCTGCCTCCTGCGGTACGGGCAGCTCCTGGAGCAAAACCGGCATTCCTGGATCAACACCACCGCACTCATCACTGGTTGCACCAACGCTGCAGGCCTTGTGGTGGTTGGCAACTTTCAG GTGGACCACGCCAAGTCTCTGCACTACGTTGGAGCTGGTGTGGCTTTCCTGGCTGGTCTGCTCTTTGTCTGCCTGCACTGTGTCCTATCCTACCACGGGGCCACGGCCCCCATGGACCTGGCTGTGGCCCACCTGCGGAGTGTGCTTGCTGCCATCGCCTTCATCACCCTGGTCCTTA GCGGTATCTTCTTTGTCCATGAGAGTCCTCAACTCCAGCATGGGGCAGCCCTGTGTGAATGGGTGTTTGTCATCGATATCCTCATTTTCTATGGCACCTTCAGCTACGAGTTTGGGGCAATCTCCTCAGACACACTGGTGGCTGCATTGCAGCCTGCCCCTGGCCGGGCCTGCAAGTCCTCTGGAAGCAGCAGCACTTCCACCCACCTCAACTGTGCCCCTGAGAGCATTGCCATGATCTGA